ACAAGGATTACATGAAAGTGATATTGTATTAGATACATCTAAAAGATTACAAAGTTTAATAGAGAAACAAACTCCATTCCGCGTGATGTTAACACGTGAAACAGATATTCGTCTTGATGAAAAACAAGGAGAAGACCTTAAAAAGCGTGTGGATTTCGCAAAGGAACATAATGGAGATATTTTTGTAAGTATCCATGCAAATGCTTCTAAAAAACATGATGGACATGGAACGGAAACTTTTTATTATAGAGGATCTGAAAAGAAAGAATTAACTGAGCGTGAAAAAGATAGTTATATGTTAGCTGATAAAATACAAAAGCGATTAGTTAAAGCTCTAGATACAAGAAATCGTGGTGTGAAACCAGAAGACTTTTATGTACTAAGAGAAAATGAGATGCCAGCAGTATTAACGGAGCTAGCGTTTTTAGATAATAGCGCGGATTATGAGAAGTTAGCTTCAGAATCTGGAAGACAAATAGCTGCTGAAGCAATTTTTGCGGGTATTTTAGATTATTATGAGTGGAAAGGTTTTGATGTTTCAAAATCTCGTTTAACGAAATAATAATGTTGATTGATGAGCCCATCTTCTATACAGAGGTGGGCTTTTTATGTAAGTTTTTGTAATTTTATATCAGAATAAAAAGATATATCGTATTATGCTGATTATAAATAAAATAATGGTAGATTAGTTTATTTTTATCACGTATACTTTTACTGTTGACTATTTAAGAGTTTGTTAGTTTAATAGGGAAAATTATACGATAAAGGGAGGCAAGTTAACACGGGACAAGCATATACATAACGTGTTAAAAAAATTATGAAAAAAGTTATTTCTAATGTGTTAGCGGTGACAGTCGCACTTCAAGTAGTGATGGCTCCAGCAACTTCGTTTGCATCTACAAAAGAATTTCCAGACGTTCCGAAAAATCATTGGTCATTTGAAGCAATTACTGATTTAACGTCAAAAGGGGTTATTGCAGGGTACGATAATGGTAAATTCGGGTTCGGAGATGTTGTAACTCGTGAGCAAGTAGCGGCATTAATGTATCGCGCATTAAAACCAGAAGCAAAAGGTGATTATAAAAATCCATACTCTGATATTAGCGCAGGAACGACGATGTTCCCAAAAGAAATTTTAGCATTAACAGAGATGGGGATTTTCGTAGGTGATGGTAAAGGGACATTTAGACCAAAAGACTCGTTAACTCGTGCTGAGATGGCAGTAATTATACAGAATGCTTTTAAGTTTAAAATAAAGGCTCAACATACGTTTAATGATGTACCAAGCACGCATTGGGCAAATGATGCAGTTAGTGCATTAGAATCTAACGGCATTACAGCAGGTAATGGAGCAGGTGCATTTAATCCAACTAGTGTTTTAACACGTGAAGAATATGCACAATTTTTATTTAATGCTATGGCATCGTATATCAATCTAGATATAACGTTACCATCTAATATAACAGCACAAGAGATTGATAATTTTATTGAAAAATGGCATCCTGACAGTCCTCTTATTGGAACGGGACAAGATTTTATTCAAGCACAAAATGAGTATGGTGTGAGCGCACTGTATTTAGCTGCACATGCAATCTTAGAATCTGCCTATGGTAAATCGGAAATTGCATATCGTAAGCATAATTTATTTGGTTTAAGAGCGTATGATCGCGATCCATTTGCATATGCAAAATATTTACCGTCATACAAGCAAAGTATTTCGTACAATGCCGATTATGTAAGAAAGAACTATTTAGAAGAAGGTGCTAATCATTTTAATGGCTACACATTACCTGCTATGAATGAAAAGTATGCAACTGATAAAGAATGGGCTGGCAAAATCGCTAATATTATGGAGCGTATTAAACCGTTTAACAAAAAAGATTATCAAAATGTAAAACGATTACCGAAAAATCCTAACACATTAAATGTAGAGGCATTAGGTGAGGCGATCCCATATAAAGATTATGCAAAAGATGCAACAGCTACTGTTCAATTAGTAGGTTCTTACTATCAAGTACCATATCCATTTGGCTATACAATTAAAAGTGTACCAAATATTACACAAAATGAAGTTGGAAAATTAGAAAATGGTAAGAAAGTAAATGTATATCGTGAAGATCCAAACGGTTGGGTAGAATTTTCATTTGAAAATGCTCAAGAAAAATATTGGACAATGAAGAAGAACTTAAAATTATAAATAAAAAAGAGGCTGTCTCATAAGTCTCTTTTGAAGTAAGATTACATGAAATTTAAAAGGCAGAAACGTTATAAAATCAGCGTTTCTGTCTTTCGTTTTTTATTCGATTTTGGCTAAAAAGCACCTTTTGGGACAGCTTCTTTTTTATTTATATTTAACATGTAATATTTTTAGATTCATTATGATTTTCTTTTTTTAGTTTTTACCAATAATTAACAATTTCATATATAATTAAAATTATTTAAGAATGAATTTTCTGTTTTTACTTTTAATGTTAACTTAATTTGAAAAGAGGAGAGATATATGCAAGGAGAAATACCGACAGAGAAAAATTTAAGTTATATCGGTAAATTGCTATTGCCAGTTAAAGCGTCACCACATTTTAAGTTCTTATGGATTGGACAATTGCTTTCGACTTTAGGTAGTTCGATAACAATGGTTATTTTGCCAGTCGTTGTGTATTCATTAACTGGTTCAACAGTTGTAATGGGAATGACTATGGCAATGTACATGCTTCCTAATATTCTTGCGTTACCGTTTGCGGGATTAGTCGTAGATCGAATGGATCGGGTGAAAGTAATGTTATTTACAGATATCATTCGCTGCATATTAATGCTATTACTTGCAACACTTATATTTATGGACGTATTAACAATTCCACTTCTATATGTCCTTGTAGCATTATATGGACTTATGGAAGGGATATTTCAGCCAGCGTATGCGGCTGTAAGAGCGAAAGTATTTGTACCAGAAATTCGAAATGCAGCTAATGCATTAACGCAAATGAGTAATCAAGGTATACGACTAATTGGACCGGCTCTTGGAGGATTAATCGTTTCAGTTGCATCTGCCGGAATAGGGTTTGGACTAGATGCAGTAACAT
This Bacillus paramycoides DNA region includes the following protein-coding sequences:
- a CDS encoding S-layer homology domain-containing protein, coding for MKKVISNVLAVTVALQVVMAPATSFASTKEFPDVPKNHWSFEAITDLTSKGVIAGYDNGKFGFGDVVTREQVAALMYRALKPEAKGDYKNPYSDISAGTTMFPKEILALTEMGIFVGDGKGTFRPKDSLTRAEMAVIIQNAFKFKIKAQHTFNDVPSTHWANDAVSALESNGITAGNGAGAFNPTSVLTREEYAQFLFNAMASYINLDITLPSNITAQEIDNFIEKWHPDSPLIGTGQDFIQAQNEYGVSALYLAAHAILESAYGKSEIAYRKHNLFGLRAYDRDPFAYAKYLPSYKQSISYNADYVRKNYLEEGANHFNGYTLPAMNEKYATDKEWAGKIANIMERIKPFNKKDYQNVKRLPKNPNTLNVEALGEAIPYKDYAKDATATVQLVGSYYQVPYPFGYTIKSVPNITQNEVGKLENGKKVNVYREDPNGWVEFSFENAQEKYWTMKKNLKL